The following are encoded together in the Bacillus cereus group sp. RP43 genome:
- a CDS encoding phosphotransferase family protein — protein sequence MNMEWLEQLLGKEWSLIPAGGVTGDAYIAQNGQQKLFLKRNTSPFLAVLSAEGIVPKLLWTRRVTNGDVISAQKWLPGQKLESEDMKLERVAKLLKKIHSSKALVQMIQRLGKQPLHAQELLQQLQLVLRGDIRVDETIQQGLQYLTESLKDIEYNEFVVCHCDVNHNNWILSDEDELFLIDWDGAVIADPALDLGMLLYWYVPRHEWSKWLGYYEVELDESLLRRMRWYVIAQTILSIQWHTTKKQQAEAKYWHQYLQQLLASE from the coding sequence ATGAATATGGAATGGTTGGAACAATTATTAGGAAAAGAGTGGAGTCTTATACCGGCTGGTGGAGTAACGGGCGATGCATATATTGCGCAAAATGGACAACAAAAGTTATTTTTAAAGCGGAATACATCGCCCTTTTTAGCGGTATTGTCAGCAGAAGGAATTGTTCCAAAATTACTTTGGACAAGAAGGGTAACAAACGGTGATGTGATTTCTGCTCAAAAATGGCTTCCGGGACAGAAGTTAGAGTCAGAGGATATGAAACTAGAACGTGTTGCGAAACTTTTGAAGAAAATACACTCCTCTAAAGCGCTTGTGCAGATGATTCAAAGGTTAGGAAAGCAGCCGCTTCATGCGCAAGAGTTATTACAACAATTACAGCTCGTTTTAAGAGGAGATATAAGAGTTGATGAAACAATTCAGCAAGGTCTTCAATATTTAACTGAGTCATTAAAAGATATTGAGTACAATGAATTCGTTGTATGCCATTGTGATGTAAACCATAACAATTGGATATTGTCGGATGAAGATGAATTGTTTTTAATTGATTGGGATGGAGCTGTTATTGCTGATCCAGCTCTAGATCTTGGTATGTTATTATATTGGTATGTTCCGCGCCATGAATGGAGTAAGTGGCTTGGATATTATGAGGTTGAACTAGATGAATCATTGCTTAGGCGTATGAGATGGTATGTGATAGCACAAACGATTTTATCTATTCAATGGCACACAACAAAAAAGCAGCAAGCAGAAGCTAAATATTGGCATCAATATTTACAGCAACTACTTGCTTCAGAATAA
- a CDS encoding YtzH-like family protein, translating to MPINQQHQLEVLKDILVNHQSDCCGTVSECEQLERLIQSLLANDSISSDAKSMLNDVYSYSQSGKSSSNLDNHISNNQEQLTQWIAGMDNFS from the coding sequence ATGCCAATTAATCAACAGCATCAATTAGAAGTGTTAAAAGATATTTTAGTCAACCATCAAAGTGATTGCTGCGGAACAGTTTCTGAATGCGAGCAATTAGAGCGCCTCATTCAATCGTTACTCGCAAACGATAGTATAAGTAGTGACGCTAAATCAATGCTAAACGATGTATATTCTTATAGTCAATCGGGTAAATCTTCCTCTAATTTGGACAACCATATTTCCAATAATCAAGAACAGCTTACTCAGTGGATTGCTGGAATGGACAATTTTTCTTAA
- the trmB gene encoding tRNA (guanosine(46)-N7)-methyltransferase TrmB translates to MRLRHKPYAMDRINEYSHIVIGNPEERAGNWKEVFGNEQPIHIEVGTGRGRFMYDMAKANPHINYIGIEKFTSVVVDALDKLIEEEVPNLKLINKDAEDLTVFFAKGEIDRVYLNFSDPWPKNRHTKRRLTYKTFLHNYEEVLVDGGEIHFKTDNQGLFEYSLMSMAEYGMLLTYLSLDLHNSDYEGNIMTEYEEKFSSKGHRIYRVEAKYRTEPMQ, encoded by the coding sequence ATGCGTTTAAGACATAAGCCTTATGCAATGGATCGAATTAATGAATATTCACATATCGTAATCGGAAACCCAGAGGAGCGCGCTGGTAACTGGAAAGAAGTATTTGGGAATGAACAGCCAATTCATATTGAAGTAGGTACAGGACGTGGCCGCTTTATGTATGATATGGCAAAAGCGAATCCACATATTAATTATATTGGAATTGAAAAATTTACAAGTGTTGTTGTAGATGCACTTGATAAATTAATTGAAGAAGAAGTACCGAACTTAAAGTTAATTAATAAAGATGCTGAAGATTTAACAGTTTTCTTTGCGAAAGGTGAAATTGATCGCGTTTATTTAAACTTCTCAGATCCGTGGCCGAAGAATCGTCATACGAAGCGTCGTTTAACGTATAAAACATTTTTACACAATTATGAAGAAGTGTTAGTAGATGGCGGAGAAATTCATTTCAAAACTGATAACCAAGGCTTATTTGAATATTCTCTTATGAGTATGGCTGAGTATGGTATGTTATTAACGTATCTTAGCCTAGATCTTCATAATAGTGATTATGAAGGAAACATTATGACAGAATACGAAGAGAAATTCTCTAGTAAAGGTCATCGTATTTATCGAGTTGAAGCAAAATATCGTACGGAGCCTATGCAGTAA
- a CDS encoding MBL fold metallo-hydrolase — MEQLQIGNIKVTWLKGGNTHLDGGAMFGVVPKVLWSRKYKHNDTNHIYLRTDPLLLQTKDGNMLIDSGIGNGKLNEKMKRNQGVTEESSVYESLEKLGLKPEDIHYVLMTHLHFDHASGLTKWEGDQLVPAFPNAKVYVSETEWNEMRNPNIRSRNTYWKENWEPIVDQVVTFQQEIEITDEIKMAHTGGHSYGHAVIALESQGETMLHLADLLPTHAHQNVLWVMAYDDYPMTSIESKQKWMKYGAEKEAWFTFYHDAYYRAVKWNEEGHIVEKIERKTSIEA; from the coding sequence ATGGAACAGTTACAAATTGGAAATATAAAAGTGACGTGGCTAAAAGGTGGGAATACACATTTAGATGGAGGCGCGATGTTTGGAGTTGTGCCAAAAGTACTTTGGTCACGCAAATATAAACATAATGATACAAATCATATTTATTTACGAACAGATCCGTTACTTTTACAAACGAAAGACGGTAATATGCTCATTGATTCCGGAATAGGAAACGGTAAATTGAATGAGAAGATGAAGCGGAATCAAGGTGTAACGGAAGAATCATCAGTTTATGAATCATTAGAAAAACTAGGATTAAAGCCTGAAGATATTCACTATGTTTTAATGACGCACCTGCATTTTGATCATGCATCTGGTTTAACAAAATGGGAAGGTGATCAACTTGTACCAGCGTTTCCGAATGCAAAAGTTTATGTTAGTGAAACAGAATGGAATGAAATGAGGAACCCAAATATTAGATCACGCAATACATATTGGAAGGAAAATTGGGAGCCGATTGTAGATCAAGTTGTTACGTTTCAGCAAGAAATAGAAATTACAGATGAAATAAAAATGGCGCATACAGGCGGTCATAGTTATGGACATGCAGTTATTGCTTTGGAAAGCCAAGGGGAAACGATGCTTCATTTAGCAGATCTCTTGCCGACGCATGCACATCAAAATGTACTATGGGTAATGGCATACGATGATTATCCGATGACATCGATTGAAAGTAAACAAAAGTGGATGAAGTACGGCGCTGAAAAAGAGGCATGGTTTACATTTTATCATGACGCGTATTACCGTGCAGTAAAGTGGAATGAGGAAGGGCATATCGTAGAAAAGATAGAGAGAAAAACGAGTATAGAAGCATAA
- a CDS encoding GNAT family N-acetyltransferase has translation MILETEYLYLKEMRQDDFDDLKMMLQDPDVMYAYEHNFSDADVQSWLDRNIKRYKDFGFGLWGIYLKETDGFIGNAGLSMQDADVEQVIEIGYLLKKEFWHKGYASEITKGIKEYAFNELGLSKVYSIIKHDNIASQKVAKKLGMIKEKEFMTKYYNGDMLHHLYSISK, from the coding sequence ATGATATTAGAAACCGAATACTTATACCTAAAGGAAATGCGACAAGATGATTTTGATGATTTAAAAATGATGTTGCAAGATCCAGATGTAATGTATGCTTATGAACACAATTTTTCTGATGCTGATGTTCAATCCTGGTTAGATAGAAATATAAAACGATATAAGGATTTTGGATTTGGCTTATGGGGGATATATCTAAAAGAAACTGATGGGTTTATAGGGAATGCCGGTTTAAGTATGCAGGATGCCGATGTTGAACAGGTCATAGAAATTGGATATTTGCTAAAAAAAGAATTTTGGCATAAAGGTTACGCAAGTGAAATTACTAAAGGCATTAAAGAATATGCTTTTAATGAGTTAGGACTGTCAAAAGTCTATTCAATTATTAAACATGACAATATTGCTTCACAAAAAGTTGCTAAGAAGCTTGGTATGATTAAAGAAAAAGAATTCATGACTAAATATTATAATGGGGATATGCTTCATCATTTATATAGCATATCTAAATAG
- a CDS encoding PepSY domain-containing protein: MSWKGLVAGLGVGFAAGYLVANKVQEQSHISSEKALKMVKQALSHKGEITGSWVHMVPETFEKYDVAYEVYRGGLTTMLDDIQERFEFLVDAKTGTVLEVIAA, translated from the coding sequence ATGAGCTGGAAAGGTTTAGTAGCAGGTCTTGGTGTTGGGTTCGCAGCTGGTTATCTTGTTGCAAACAAAGTACAAGAACAATCCCATATTTCTTCAGAAAAAGCATTAAAAATGGTGAAACAAGCATTAAGTCATAAAGGTGAAATTACTGGCTCTTGGGTACATATGGTTCCAGAGACATTTGAAAAATATGATGTCGCATACGAAGTTTATCGCGGCGGTCTTACAACGATGTTAGATGATATACAAGAACGATTTGAATTTTTAGTTGATGCTAAAACAGGTACTGTTTTAGAGGTTATAGCAGCATAA
- a CDS encoding M42 family metallopeptidase — protein MNKETLQLFRTLTELQGASGFEHDVRRFMKQELSKYADEIVQDGLGSVFGLKKGDETGPRVLVAGHMDEVGFMVTQITKNGMLRFQTLGGWWSQVLLAQRVQVMTKNGPVIGVVGSIPPHLLSDAQRAKPMDIKNMLIDIGADSYEDAIEIGVKPGQQIVPICPFTPMANEKKIMAKAWDNRYGCGLAIELLKELKDETLPNTLYSGATVQEEVGLRGAQTAANMIQPDIFYALDASPANDASGDKTQFGQLGKGALLRIYDRTMVTHRGMREFILDTAETHNIPYQYFISQGGTDAGRVHTSNSGIPSAVIGVCARYIHTHASILHVDDYAAAKELITKLVRATDKTTLETIKNNA, from the coding sequence GTGAATAAAGAGACATTACAATTATTTCGTACGTTAACAGAATTACAAGGTGCATCAGGTTTCGAACATGATGTACGCCGTTTTATGAAGCAAGAATTAAGCAAATATGCGGATGAAATTGTACAAGACGGTTTAGGTAGCGTATTTGGTCTGAAAAAAGGGGACGAAACTGGCCCACGTGTTCTTGTAGCAGGTCATATGGATGAAGTAGGTTTCATGGTTACGCAAATTACGAAAAATGGGATGCTTCGTTTTCAAACGTTAGGTGGCTGGTGGAGCCAAGTACTATTAGCTCAGCGTGTACAAGTTATGACGAAGAATGGTCCTGTTATTGGGGTTGTTGGTTCTATTCCTCCTCATTTATTAAGTGATGCGCAACGTGCAAAACCGATGGATATAAAAAATATGTTAATTGATATAGGTGCAGATAGTTATGAAGATGCGATTGAGATTGGTGTAAAGCCTGGACAACAAATCGTGCCAATCTGCCCATTCACGCCGATGGCAAATGAAAAGAAAATTATGGCGAAAGCTTGGGACAACCGCTATGGATGTGGCCTTGCAATCGAGTTATTAAAAGAATTAAAAGATGAAACATTACCAAACACATTATACTCTGGTGCTACTGTACAAGAAGAAGTAGGTCTTCGCGGAGCCCAAACTGCTGCAAATATGATTCAGCCAGACATTTTTTATGCGCTTGATGCAAGTCCAGCAAACGATGCGTCTGGTGATAAAACGCAGTTCGGTCAATTAGGAAAAGGTGCTCTTCTTCGTATTTATGACCGCACAATGGTAACTCATAGAGGAATGCGCGAATTCATTTTAGATACAGCTGAAACACATAACATTCCATACCAATACTTTATTTCACAAGGTGGTACAGATGCGGGCCGTGTACATACAAGTAACTCTGGTATCCCATCAGCAGTAATTGGTGTTTGTGCACGTTACATTCATACACATGCTTCTATTTTACATGTCGATGATTATGCGGCAGCGAAGGAATTAATTACGAAGCTTGTGAGAGCGACGGACAAAACGACGTTAGAGACGATTAAGAATAACGCGTAA
- a CDS encoding DUF84 family protein yields MKVVVGSKNKTKVGAVEKVWEDAEIISLSVPSGVANQPFSDEETMQGAVNRAKRAVQEGEAHIGIGLEGGVMKTEHGLFMCNWGALATIEGKTFVAGGARIKLPDDFLAPLEEGKELSEVMEEFVERKDIRSHEGAIGIFTDDYVDRTELFVHVVKLLVGQYKYDEKQA; encoded by the coding sequence ATGAAGGTAGTAGTTGGATCGAAGAATAAGACGAAGGTTGGGGCTGTAGAGAAGGTTTGGGAAGATGCTGAAATTATATCTCTTTCTGTTCCGTCAGGAGTAGCAAACCAGCCTTTCTCAGATGAAGAGACGATGCAAGGAGCAGTAAATAGAGCGAAGAGAGCGGTGCAGGAAGGTGAAGCTCATATCGGCATTGGGCTAGAAGGCGGCGTTATGAAAACGGAGCATGGGTTATTTATGTGTAACTGGGGTGCTTTAGCGACAATTGAAGGTAAAACATTTGTTGCAGGCGGGGCACGTATTAAGTTACCAGACGATTTTTTAGCACCTCTTGAAGAAGGAAAAGAGCTAAGTGAAGTGATGGAAGAGTTTGTAGAGCGAAAAGATATTCGTAGTCACGAAGGTGCTATCGGTATTTTTACAGATGATTATGTCGACCGAACGGAATTATTTGTACACGTGGTTAAGTTACTTGTTGGGCAATATAAGTATGATGAAAAGCAAGCATAA
- a CDS encoding thioredoxin family protein, with product MKSLESMEQFQELKNEENVVFMFSAEWCPDCRFVDPFMPEVEEKYSDFSFYYVDRDEFIDLCVKIDVFGIPSFVAYNKGEETGRYVNKDRKTQEQIEEFIEGLK from the coding sequence ATGAAATCATTAGAAAGCATGGAACAATTCCAAGAATTAAAAAATGAAGAGAATGTAGTCTTCATGTTCTCAGCAGAATGGTGCCCAGATTGCCGTTTCGTTGATCCATTTATGCCAGAAGTAGAAGAGAAGTATAGTGATTTCTCATTTTACTATGTAGATCGTGATGAGTTTATTGATCTATGCGTGAAAATAGATGTATTTGGCATTCCAAGCTTTGTAGCGTACAATAAAGGTGAAGAAACTGGACGCTATGTAAATAAAGATCGTAAAACACAAGAGCAAATCGAAGAGTTTATTGAAGGTTTAAAATAA
- a CDS encoding DUF1444 domain-containing protein: MKMTSKKMKDELMKKLSRPEWGFHYDSEKEVLRIEQTDSKKGINVSLPGVVAKWEVNKEKAIEEVAYYVQEALIAMHKEENSTAKILPVIRSTSFPKQSEEGNPFLMTDHTAETRIYYALDSNKTYRLIDEYLLQKLELTEQQVREMALFNARSLGYEFKQDTVAGNTFYFLNTNDGYDASRILNESLLHSMREKISGDMVVAVPHQDVLIIADIVNEIGYDIIAQMTMKFFAEGHVPITSLSFVYEDGDFEPIFILAKNRKKTDGKEKG, encoded by the coding sequence ATGAAAATGACAAGTAAAAAGATGAAAGACGAGTTAATGAAGAAATTATCTCGACCAGAATGGGGCTTTCATTATGATAGCGAGAAAGAAGTTCTTCGTATTGAACAAACAGACTCGAAAAAAGGTATTAACGTATCACTTCCAGGAGTAGTGGCAAAATGGGAAGTGAACAAAGAAAAAGCGATTGAAGAGGTCGCTTATTACGTACAAGAAGCGCTAATTGCAATGCATAAAGAAGAAAATAGCACGGCGAAAATTTTACCCGTTATTCGCTCTACTTCTTTCCCGAAACAATCAGAAGAAGGAAATCCGTTTCTTATGACGGATCATACGGCGGAAACACGTATTTACTATGCACTAGATTCTAATAAAACGTATCGATTAATTGATGAGTACTTATTGCAAAAATTAGAACTTACAGAGCAACAAGTACGTGAAATGGCATTATTTAATGCTCGCTCATTAGGTTATGAATTTAAGCAGGACACAGTAGCAGGTAATACATTCTACTTTTTAAACACAAATGATGGATACGATGCGAGTCGTATTTTAAACGAATCGTTACTACACTCGATGCGTGAAAAGATCTCTGGTGATATGGTTGTTGCAGTTCCTCACCAAGATGTATTAATTATTGCTGATATCGTCAACGAAATCGGTTATGATATTATTGCACAAATGACAATGAAATTTTTTGCCGAAGGGCATGTTCCGATTACATCACTTTCATTCGTATATGAAGACGGGGACTTCGAACCAATCTTTATTTTAGCGAAGAATCGGAAGAAGACAGATGGAAAAGAGAAAGGATGA
- the ytpR gene encoding YtpR family tRNA-binding protein gives MNEVNVFYNLEGIGDTLIVTLQDITLETRTFDRKGDVARVYDRESNVTGGFNIFNASSYVEVTDNGNVTLTKEFVEKINDILAKNGFEEKVEADFTPKFVVGYVAEKEKHPNADKLNICTVEIGTETLQIVCGAPNVDAGQKVVVAKIGAVMPSGMLIKPAELRGVPSSGMICSARELELPDAPQEKGILVLEDSFEVGQEFKF, from the coding sequence ATGAACGAAGTGAACGTTTTTTACAACCTTGAAGGAATTGGTGACACTTTAATTGTTACCTTACAAGATATTACTTTAGAAACCCGTACATTTGACCGCAAAGGAGATGTTGCTCGCGTTTATGATCGTGAAAGCAACGTAACAGGAGGATTCAACATCTTTAATGCGTCTTCTTATGTAGAAGTAACAGACAACGGAAACGTTACATTAACGAAAGAGTTTGTTGAAAAAATTAACGATATTTTAGCGAAGAACGGCTTTGAAGAAAAAGTAGAAGCTGATTTCACGCCGAAATTTGTTGTAGGCTATGTAGCTGAAAAAGAGAAGCATCCAAATGCTGATAAATTAAACATTTGTACAGTAGAAATCGGTACAGAAACATTACAAATCGTATGTGGTGCACCGAACGTTGATGCAGGACAAAAAGTTGTTGTTGCAAAAATCGGTGCTGTAATGCCAAGTGGTATGTTAATTAAACCAGCTGAACTTCGCGGTGTTCCTTCTTCTGGAATGATTTGCTCTGCACGTGAGTTAGAGCTTCCAGATGCTCCACAAGAAAAAGGTATTCTTGTATTAGAAGATAGCTTTGAAGTTGGACAAGAATTTAAATTTTAA
- a CDS encoding thiamine transporter, with amino-acid sequence MKQQPKIAELLKRIETSKQQDIELGSYEIYVFSESELEKGQIGYRYDKHKNSLISNESGRWQEGWIVIGYETDMGDPVFVNVDEGTCPVYTAERGTETWQPIYIGNMDDIIKIL; translated from the coding sequence ATGAAACAACAACCAAAAATCGCAGAACTTCTGAAACGAATTGAAACTTCAAAACAGCAAGATATCGAGTTAGGTTCCTATGAAATATATGTGTTTAGTGAAAGTGAATTAGAAAAAGGGCAAATCGGTTACCGATATGATAAACATAAAAATTCATTAATAAGCAATGAAAGCGGAAGATGGCAAGAAGGATGGATTGTTATCGGATATGAAACGGATATGGGAGATCCTGTTTTCGTTAATGTAGATGAAGGTACTTGCCCTGTTTATACAGCTGAGCGCGGTACGGAAACGTGGCAACCGATTTATATCGGGAATATGGATGATATTATAAAAATACTATAA
- a CDS encoding N-acetylmuramoyl-L-alanine amidase: MKYIKIMSAIAVIGIYMGGCSQEKLKKETTSSVQEKNNDKKEDAPVEKQQEEQEKKEEPQAIQTSEQAETKQEEVPTTEKKEAVLPAQQTEHPAQNNEQKIESNEKKEKFLVVIDPGHQQKANLNLEPIGPGATTQKYKVTDGTAGVVTKKRESVLVLEMAFILKEKLEAKGIQVLMTRTSHEVDISNKERATFANNHKANLFLRLHADGSENPNQSGFAVLTPAEGNQYTKEIYAESFQVSQTIVNKMRENHQVKVNGIKFRDDLSGFNWSKVPGVLLELGFMSNPEEDKKLSDPQYVNSLLQSVTDSVDEYRKNKA, translated from the coding sequence ATGAAGTATATAAAAATAATGAGCGCTATTGCAGTCATTGGAATATATATGGGAGGTTGTTCACAAGAAAAACTGAAAAAAGAAACAACATCTTCTGTACAAGAAAAAAACAACGATAAAAAAGAAGACGCACCGGTAGAAAAGCAGCAGGAAGAGCAAGAAAAGAAAGAAGAGCCGCAAGCTATTCAAACGAGTGAGCAAGCAGAGACTAAGCAGGAGGAAGTGCCGACCACAGAAAAGAAAGAAGCAGTCCTACCTGCGCAGCAAACGGAGCATCCAGCGCAAAATAATGAACAAAAAATAGAGAGTAATGAGAAAAAAGAGAAGTTTCTCGTCGTTATTGATCCTGGGCATCAACAAAAAGCCAATTTAAATCTAGAGCCAATTGGTCCAGGGGCAACTACGCAAAAATATAAAGTAACAGACGGAACAGCGGGAGTTGTAACGAAAAAGAGGGAATCAGTTCTTGTATTAGAGATGGCTTTTATATTGAAAGAAAAACTGGAAGCAAAAGGTATACAAGTATTGATGACGAGAACGTCACATGAGGTTGATATAAGTAATAAGGAACGAGCGACATTCGCGAATAATCATAAGGCGAATTTATTTTTACGTCTTCACGCGGACGGTTCCGAAAATCCAAACCAAAGTGGGTTCGCTGTATTGACGCCAGCGGAAGGAAATCAATATACGAAAGAAATCTATGCTGAAAGTTTTCAAGTCTCTCAAACAATTGTAAACAAAATGAGGGAAAATCATCAGGTGAAAGTAAATGGAATTAAATTTCGAGATGACCTTTCTGGATTTAATTGGTCGAAAGTACCCGGAGTACTATTAGAACTCGGATTTATGTCAAACCCAGAAGAAGACAAAAAATTATCTGACCCACAGTATGTAAATTCTTTGTTACAAAGCGTGACGGATAGTGTAGATGAATATCGGAAAAATAAAGCTTAA